The Vicia villosa cultivar HV-30 ecotype Madison, WI linkage group LG1, Vvil1.0, whole genome shotgun sequence genome includes a region encoding these proteins:
- the LOC131610936 gene encoding uncharacterized protein LOC131610936: MEGKWDDVIEKYQEDSNYHNILLERRGTALHVAINSWRNDVLKSLVEAILEFGDQSSLKIVNDRGATPLHLAAQIGYTNACEIIIGKEGQRKPLVQVKDENGETPLFWAVRARHISVFVYLRQFYPLDLNIAIDKHNTSILHVAISKEMFDWAIIIICYYRGLISMNDKNGNTPLGILATKTSAFKSECRLSWWKQILYYCIPISLYDGKNEMELHLKNAISEEERKSGPIVRFGDAEMIVDMESLENTNRIQLSNTQLCIGNLKLVFIWPFMSLLDLHAIKAIKKKHIYGRWILDEYMKSVTLEYMGGGDNPTGYIEYHGIMEDNFLNFYEFIKRARDEGSASMQETKEYKEMEILGNIDVTNTTFFAAKKISTEEIMEVLNSNIQITFDKKDMLLVAQKNNKKESSEEESSAKNPPFLIASSFGIVEMMAFLLFSISSVVFETNTKNENALLLAVKNRKPRVVRWMVKVFNKEAFDILSLQVNNNGDTMLHLAAYTSFERKNTWKISGAVMQMTLEIKWYEYIKNLVPEHFNILANKKGKIPSEIFEEQHTELLKENVDWLKNTTESYSVVAALIAGVAFATSGSVPGGNQPTGEPALKGQHGFEVFAITSLIGLYFSVSALIMFLSILTSRKEVEQFRLNLPMKLLFGLSSLFVSIVSMFVSFCAGHFFVLTDKYTNEGVLFYLYISICLPVIFFAAVQFHLIVDLFKIILIKSPPEPIKGFLQ; this comes from the exons ATGGAAGGGAAATGGGATGATGTAATCGAAAAATACCAAGAAGATAGTAATTATCACAATATATTACTCGAGAGAAGAGGAACAGCGTTACACGTGGCAATAAACAGTTGGCGCAATGATGTACTAAAAAGTCTTGTTGAAGCAATATTAGAATTTGGTGATCAAAGTAGTTTGAAAATTGTGAATGACAGAGGTGCTACTCCTCTTCACCTTGCAGCGCAGATAGGATACACAAATGCATGTGAAATTATAATTGGAAAAGAGGGTCAAAGGAAACCTTTAGTTCAAGTGAAAGATGAAAATGGagaaacaccacttttttgggcTGTACGTGCACGTCACATATCAGTGTTTGTTTACCTACGACAGTTTTATCCTCTTGACCTCAATATTGCTATCGATAAGCATAATACTAGCATCCTTCATGTTGCCATCTCCAAAGAAATGTTTG ATTGGGCGATTATAATAATATGTTACTACAGAGGTCTTATCTCTATGAATGACAAGAATGGAAATACACCCCTTGGAATTCTCGCTACTAAGACATCAGCCTTCAAGAGTGAATGTCGTCTCTCATGGTGGAAGCAAATTTTATACTACT GTATTCCTATAAGCCTCTACGACGGGAAAAATGAAATGGAATTGCATTTAAAGAATGCTATAtcggaagaagaaagaaaaagtggACCCATTG TGAGATTTGGAGATGCCGAGATGATAGTCGACATGGAATCATTAGAAAACACAAATAGAATACAACTTTCTAATACTCAATTATGTATTGGCAATCTAAAGTTAGTATTCATATGGCCATTCATGTCACTATTGG ATTTACATGCAATAAAGGCTATTAAGAAGAAGCACATATATGGCCGTTGGATCTTGGACGAATATATGAAATCAGTTACTTTGGAATACATGGGTGGTGGGGATAATCCAACAGGATACATAGAATATCATGGAATAATGGAAGATAACTTTCTAAATTTTTATGAGTTTATCAAGCGCGCACGGGATGAAG GAAGTGCCTCAATGCAAGAGACAAAAGAATACAAAGAAATGGAAATTTTAGGAAATATTGATGTAACAAATACAACATTTTTTGCAGCAAAAAAAATATCAACAGAAGAAATTATGGAAGTGCTTAATTCTAATATACAAATTACATTTGATAAGAAAGATATGTTACTTGTTGcacaaaagaataataaaaaggaatCATCAGAAGAGGAAAGTTCAGCAAAAAATCCACCCTTTTTGATTGCATCAAGTTTTGGAATAGTTGAGATGATGGCCTTTCTTCTATTTAGTATAAGTAGCGTGGTCTTTGAGACTAACACTAAGAATGAAAATGCATTGCTTTTGGCAGTAAAGAATAGGAAACCACGTGTTGTTCGATGGATGGTAAAGGTATTTAATAAAGAAGCCTTTGATATCCTAAGCTTACAAGTTAATAATAACGGGGATACCATGTTACACTTGGCAGCATATACATCATTCGAGAGAAAAAATACTTGGAAGATATCTGGTGCTGTCATGCAAATGACATTGGAGATCAAGTGGTATGAG TATATTAAAAACCTAGTACCAGAGCATTTCAATATTTTAGCCAATAAGAAAGGAAAAATTCCAAGTGAAATCTTTGAGGAGCAACACACAGAACTTCTAAAAGAAAATGTTGATTGGTTGAAAAACACAACAGAGTCATACTCAGTTGTAGCAGCTCTCATTGCTGGTGTCGCCTTTGCGACATCAGGTAGTGTACCTGGTGGCAATCAACCAACAGGAGAACCAGCATTAAAAGGACAACATGGATTTGAAGTATTTGCTATAACTTCATTGATTGGACTTTACTTCTCTGTCAGTGCACTCATCATGTTCCTTTCTATTCTCACTTCAAGAAAAGAAGTCGAACAATTTCGTCTAAACTTGCCAATGAAGCTTCTTTTCGGATTGAGTTCTCTCTTCGTATCcattgtttccatgtttgtttctttttgtGCTGGACATTTCTTCGTGCTCACAGATAAATATACAAACGAAGGTGTCTTGTTCTATTTATATATTTCCATTTGTTTGCCAGTCATATTCTTTGCAGCTGTGCAGTTTCATTTGATCGTTgatctttttaaaattattttgataaagtCTCCACCAGAGCCTATTAAGGGTtttcttcagtag